In Malania oleifera isolate guangnan ecotype guangnan chromosome 8, ASM2987363v1, whole genome shotgun sequence, a single window of DNA contains:
- the LOC131162872 gene encoding uncharacterized protein LOC131162872, which yields MIYHAILASVFEPVMPLIATSTIADDAWSKLQRLYVNRSRTSVMQLKEKLTLIQRESRSVSEYLHAIKVFVDELAMIDSPVSMDGITLYVLNGLGPEFCDIAGPIRTHETSLMFEEFHDMLIDHKSYLKRVETSNSTLVATANTTQHRTTTSKFNRNQRSSTGSSSQNRTNSGRYNHKERFGKPHIVFQLCGKVGHSTKTCCTIFDKKSMNCATTTGSKDKKWLVDSATSHNITFDLANFYVHSKYNDTDEVIISDDSGILCLVTRTDHLSSSIGISDFGPLNYFLGVKVISVKHELFLSQQKYIRDLLSRIKMNNAKAVTTPLATKDLLQLHDGSSPADSTEYRRVIRALQYLSLT from the exons ATGATCTATCACGCCATCCTTGCGTCTGTCTTTGAACCAGTGATGCCACTCATTGCTACTTCAACAATTGCTGATGATGCATGGTCCAAGTTGCAACGATTATATGTCAATCGTTCACGTACTAGTGTTATGCAACTTAAGGAGAAGTTGACTCTCATTCAGCGAGAGTCCCGTTCAGTCTCGGAGTATCTCCATGCCATCAAGGTTTTtgttgatgaacttgcgatgatcgACTCTCCTGTCTCAATGGATGGCATCACTCTTTATGTCCTCAATGGCCTCGGTCCTGAATTCTGTGATATTGCAGGACCTATTCGGACACATGAGACTTCTCTTATGTTTGAAGAGTTTCATGACATGTTGATTGACCACAAAAGCTACTTGAAACGTGTTGAAACTTCCAACTCTACCTTAGTTGCCACTGCAAACACCACTCAACACCGCACTACCACTTCAAAATTCAACCGCAACCAACGTTCTAGCACCGGTTCCTCCAGTCAGAATCGCACAAACTCTGGTCGCTATAATCACAAAGAGCGATTTGGTAAGCCCCACATTGTTTTCCAGCTATGTGGTAAAGTGGGACACTCGACCAAGACTTGTTGCACGATTTTCGACAAGAAGTCTATGAATTGTGCCACTACCACCGGGTCCAAGGACAAAAAGTGGCTTGTAGATTCAGCTACTTCTCACAATATTACCTTCGATCTTGCCAATTTTTATGTTCACTCGAAGTATAATGACACGGATGAGGTCATCATTAGCGATGACTCAG GCATCTTGTGTTTGGTAACAAGAACTGATCACTTGTCTTCTTCAATTGGGATTTCA GACTTTGGTCCCTTAAATTATTTTCTTGGTGTTAAGGTGATTTCAGTCAAACACGAGTTGTTCCTATCCCAACAAAAATATATTCGAGATCTTCTTTCTCGCATCAAGATGAACAATGCCAAGGCAGTGACGACTCCACTTGCCACCAAAGATCTTCTTCAACTTCATGATGGATCTTCTCCAGCTGATTCAACTGAGTACCGCCGAGTTATAAGAGCTCTCCAATATCTCTCTCTTACTTGA
- the LOC131161442 gene encoding thaumatin-like protein 1b, translating into MAQLKLLPALLTFSLCNLFISGVLSTTFTILNKCDYTVWPGLLSGAGTAPLSTTGFALKQGESRDVTLPSGWSGRVWGRTLCVQDSAGKFNCQTGDCATGDVECKGQNALPPATLAEFTLDGADGLDFFDVSLVDGYNLPMLVAPQGGSGANCTSTGCVVDLNGACPEALKVTSADGKEGVACKSACEAFGDAQYCCSGAYNTPDTCKPSSYSDIFKKACPTAYSYAYDDKTSTFTCASADYLITFCPSPSTSQKSSSEGQNGESTSSSSINGSMLYEGAGDASGASRTTCGHMQIVALAVVTAIWRLRQLF; encoded by the exons ATGGCACAGCTGAAGTTATTACCTGCTCTGTTAACATTCTCACTCTGCAATCTATTCATATCAG GAGTCCTGTCGACAACATTTACAATCCTAAACAAGTGCGATTACACGGTCTGGCCGGGCCTTCTCTCCGGCGCTGGCACCGCCCCGCTCTCCACCACCGGTTTCGCCCTCAAGCAGGGCGAGTCCCGGGACGTGACTCTTCCATCTGGGTGGTCCGGTCGAGTCTGGGGCCGTACTCTCTGTGTCCAAGACTCCGCCGGCAAATTCAACTGCCAGACCGGTGACTGTGCCACCGGCGATGTTGAATGCAAGGGCCAGAACGCCTTGCCGCCGGCCACCCTCGCCGAGTTCACGCTGGACGGCGCCGACGGGCTCGACTTCTTCGACGTCAGCCTCGTCGACGGCTACAACCTCCCGATGCTGGTGGCGCCGCAGGGCGGCTCCGGGGCCAACTGCACGAGCACCGGGTGCGTGGTGGACCTGAACGGCGCTTGTCCGGAGGCGCTGAAGGTGACGAGCGCCGACGGGAAGGAGGGCGTCGCGTGCAAGAGCGCGTGTGAGGCTTTTGGGGATGCGCAGTACTGCTGCAGCGGCGCGTACAACACACCCGACACCTGCAAACCGTCGTCGTATTCGGACATATTCAAGAAGGCATGCCCAACCGCTTACAGCTACGCCTACGATGATAAGACCAGCACCTTCACTTGTGCGTCCGCCGACTACCTCATCACTTTCTGCCCCTCCCCTAGCACCAG CCAAAAATCGTCCTCGGAAGGCCAAAACGGGGAAAGCACGAGCAGCAGCAGCATCAACGGCTCGATGCTATACGAAGGTGCAGGTGACGCGAGCGGTGCGTCACGGACCACGTGCGGGCACATGCAGATTGTTGCCCTCGCCGTCGTAACCGCAATTTGGCGGTTGCGACAGCTCTTCTAA